CCAGTACCGGTACGTCACCCTGATGACCGATGGAGCGGACCAGCGGGACACCCCGCTGCTCGCGGCGATCCGCGACCGGTTCGAGGACGGCGCCGTCGTCGCCGGCACGTCCGCCGGGATGCAGGTCATGGCGAGCGAGAACATGGTCACCGGCGGCGAGAGCTGGGAAGGACTGGTCGACGGCAGCTCGCCCGGCTACTCCGACGACGCCACCGAGCTGAAGCACCTGCCCGCCGGGGGTTTCGGCTTCTTCACCTCCGGACTCCTCGACACGCACTTCGGGGCGTGGGGTCGGCAAGGCCGTGCCGTGCGCCTCGCGAGCGACACCGGGGAGGACCGGGTGTTCGGGGTCGACCCGAACACCGCCCTCGTCGTCGACCGCGCCGGCACCCGCCGCGAACGCCTGCGCGTCATCGGGACGAACGCGGTGAACGTGCTCGACCTCCGCGCAGCCCGTACGACCGAGGTCCGGGGACACTGGGGCATCATGAACGTGCGCTGGACCTCGCTGAGCGACGGGGATCGCTACGACCCGGCGCGCTGGGCGACGACTCCCGCGCCCGGCTCCACGACGTGGCGGCCCGACGCGTGGGGCATCCAGGCGCAACGCACGGACATCTTCTCCTCGCTCGCCGGCGACGGCACCGAGTTCGTGCTCAGCGACCTCGCCCACGACCTGGCCTCCTCCCGCGACCGGGCCACGATCGGCACCACCTACGAGTCCGGACCGACCTACCGGGCCCTGCTGGTCGAGGGAGCAGACTTCCGCGCCCGCTCGCACGATGGCGCCACCGCGACGTCGTTCGAGAACCTCCGGCTGAACCTCCTCCCCGGGAGCTGACCAGCCCGGCGGGGCAGCGTCGCCGGCGGCCATCACCCCTCGCCCGCTTGCTACGCTGCCCCGCAAACACCACCAGAGGGGAAGGTCCAATGACCTCAGGGACCGGCTCGACAACGCCCCCCGCCCCGACGTCCGACGCCTCCGGCCTGGCGGACCAGATCCGACGGCGCCTCGGTGACTGCAGCCCCGCGGAGCGGAAGGTGGGGCGCGCACTGCTGGCCGCCTTCCCGTCGGCCGGGTTCGAGACGGTCGCCGCACTCGCCGCCCGCGCCGGTGTGAGCGGCCCGACGGTGGTGCGCTTCGTCGGACGGCTCGGCTTCACCGGCTTCCCCGACTTCCAGGCGGCGCTCAGGGCCGACCTGGACGACCGCAGCGCTTCTCCCCTCGCCCTCTACGAGACGCGACGGGTCGCCGAGGCCACCGGGGCAGACGAAGCCCTCGCCCGGTACGCACCCGCGGCCGTCGACTCGGTACGGCGCACCTTCGCCGAGATGCCACCCAGCGACTTCACCCGCACGGTCGCGATCCTCGCCCGCGAGGCCCGCCGGGTCCACGTCGTGGGAGGCCGGTTCAGCCGCCTCGTGGCGATGTACCTCGTGCAGCACCTCCAGCAGATGCGACCCAGGGTCGACTACCTGTCGGAACGGCCCGAGGGGCGCAGCCACACGCTGACCGACCTCAGCGCCCGGGACGCTCTGGTCGTCTTCGACTACCGACGGTACGAGCAGGACTCGGCCAGGCTCGCGCAGTTCGCAGCGACACGGAACGCGACGGTCGTGCTCTTCACCGACGCCTGGCTCTCCCCCATCGCGTCGCTCTCCACGGCGGTGCTGCCGAGCAGCACGGGGACGGCCTCGGCCTACGACGCGATGTCCCCCGCCATGGCCTTGGTCGAGGCCGTCGTGTCCGGTGTCCTCGCCGAGCTCGGCGAGGACGCCCACCGGCGCATGCAGCGCATCGAGCAGACCGGCACGACCCTCGACATCTACTGACGCGGGCCGCACCGGCCGTCACTGCTCGGCGACGACCAGCACGATGGCCTGCCCGGGCGCCAGCGGGGGGCATCGGCAGCCCGACCTCGGTCAGCACGGAACCTGGCAGCACGACCGCGACGGCCGCCCACCAGGACGGCGGCTCATCGCTGATCACTGACGACCAGTGGTGGACCGGCGAGGTCGACCCGCGACAGCCGGTCGGCACGGCCCTGCCCTGGTTCGTCCTGACCCGGGACAGCTCAGGCAGCGGGCACAACCTGCGTCACCGGGGGGTGCTGGCAGCGGCGAAACGGCTCAGGCTCACGGCCAACG
This Isoptericola jiangsuensis DNA region includes the following protein-coding sequences:
- a CDS encoding cyanophycinase, with the translated sequence MRRTRQRTVTVALVCGAVATAQLAVVPVATAVDDGDGGQLVLVGGSLADDNEQIYGEIVRRAGGAGAHIGIVTAAAVPESQDPDAGTANANNSVYNGEFYGDLLEEHGAGRTTWIPLDLDHPEAALDPQVVDEVEDMTGFFFGGGDQYRYVTLMTDGADQRDTPLLAAIRDRFEDGAVVAGTSAGMQVMASENMVTGGESWEGLVDGSSPGYSDDATELKHLPAGGFGFFTSGLLDTHFGAWGRQGRAVRLASDTGEDRVFGVDPNTALVVDRAGTRRERLRVIGTNAVNVLDLRAARTTEVRGHWGIMNVRWTSLSDGDRYDPARWATTPAPGSTTWRPDAWGIQAQRTDIFSSLAGDGTEFVLSDLAHDLASSRDRATIGTTYESGPTYRALLVEGADFRARSHDGATATSFENLRLNLLPGS
- a CDS encoding MurR/RpiR family transcriptional regulator, producing the protein MTSGTGSTTPPAPTSDASGLADQIRRRLGDCSPAERKVGRALLAAFPSAGFETVAALAARAGVSGPTVVRFVGRLGFTGFPDFQAALRADLDDRSASPLALYETRRVAEATGADEALARYAPAAVDSVRRTFAEMPPSDFTRTVAILAREARRVHVVGGRFSRLVAMYLVQHLQQMRPRVDYLSERPEGRSHTLTDLSARDALVVFDYRRYEQDSARLAQFAATRNATVVLFTDAWLSPIASLSTAVLPSSTGTASAYDAMSPAMALVEAVVSGVLAELGEDAHRRMQRIEQTGTTLDIY